One genomic segment of Thermodesulfobacterium sp. TA1 includes these proteins:
- a CDS encoding Rrf2 family transcriptional regulator yields MEFTAAQDYAIRMVLYLSCILLSKGKIIASREEICQQMGIPKAFLAKLAQFLEKKGILAIKRGKNGGYLLVKNPAEISLLEVVEAFEGPITFARCFVKKEQCNRISFCPVNKVLQEINQCFREKLSSYTFDKLAKAELMLYQEKQQEKR; encoded by the coding sequence TTGGAGTTTACGGCTGCACAAGACTATGCTATAAGGATGGTTCTTTATCTTTCTTGTATTTTATTGTCTAAGGGAAAAATCATTGCTTCCAGAGAGGAAATTTGTCAACAAATGGGGATACCTAAGGCTTTTTTGGCTAAACTAGCTCAATTTTTAGAGAAAAAGGGGATATTAGCCATAAAAAGAGGAAAAAACGGAGGATATTTACTGGTTAAAAACCCTGCTGAGATATCTCTTTTAGAGGTAGTTGAGGCTTTTGAAGGCCCGATAACCTTTGCCAGGTGCTTTGTGAAAAAAGAACAATGCAACAGGATATCTTTTTGCCCGGTTAACAAGGTTCTTCAAGAAATAAACCAGTGTTTTAGAGAAAAGCTTTCCTCTTATACTTTTGATAAGCTTGCTAAAGCAGAATTAATGCTTTATCAGGAGAAACAACAAGAGAAACGATAA